From Nitrospinota bacterium:
GGCCTTAGTTCTACAGGTTCGGGGAAAAGTTCCTCGGAGTTTTGGCCATCAGAATTCAGCATTGGCGATGATTGAACGATTGAATTGTCACCGGCGCTTGAATAGTCGGTCGAAGCGAAAACCGCTCCACCAAAAAACAGCGCCAGAGAGCTTGCCGCTAGAAAGATCCCCTTAAATTTAAACGTACACATTTGAACTGAATTCTAATGGATATCGCCAAATAAATCAAGATAGTGGGTGAGATTTAATATAATTAGGTTAAATAATGGCTAAATTAACGGTCATGGTGGAAAAAGTATTGAAAATAAAAGGGAAAATGATCAGTCACTATTTTGATTCAAAGAGGAATGGGGTGGACTAGAAGTTTTGATAATTATTAATACATATCAGATTGAGTAAGCTTTATCGCTCAGTAATAAAAAACAAGAATGTGTTAGTAGAATAATATAATTTGCTTCAAAATCATTTGATGCATTATGATACAAAGCGAAGTCGAAATTTATCCTTAATAAACTGGAAAAAAGGACCATGATAAAAAAAATTGGAGTGGAGTCGCTTAAAAAGGGGATGTTCATACATGACCTTAACTGCTCATGGCTCGACCACGATTTCGTTTCAAACAGCCTTAAGATCAATGACGATAAGACAATCAAGAAGATCATCGAAATTGGGATTCGCGAACTCTACATAGACACTGAAAAAGGGGTTGATGTTTCAACCGGAGTGCCTGCCGAAGAGGTAAAGCACGATCTGGACACAGCCATGGGGAGGCTTGCCGCCAATGTAGAGGGTAAAAAGGCCCACCCTATCGAAAAAGAGATGCAAAAGGCGAAGGCTTTGCAGAGGGAGGCCGACAAGGTCATCTCCGAATTCATGAGCGACGCGAAGATGGGAAAGGCGCCGGAACTCGGCAAGGTTGAGGAAGTTGTTTCAAAGATGGTCGATTCCATTTACAGGAACAAGGATGCGCTGGAGCATCTCGGAAAGATCAGGACAAAGGACGAATACACCTTCAAGCATTCGCTGAATGTATGCATATTAATGGTTTCATTCTGCAAGGGGATGAAGGTCAGCATCGAGGATACAAAACTGGTTGGCGTCGGCGCGCTTCTGCACGATGTTGGAAAGATGCTTGTCCCGGACGAGATACTCAACAAGCCTACGGCTCTCACGGAGGTTGAATACCAAACGATGAAAGAGCATGTTATCAGGGGGGAGGAACTTCTCAGGAAAAGCGAAGGTATTTCGGAAATCTCCGTTGCCATAGCAACACAACATCACGAGCGGTACGACGGGACAGGGTACCCACACGGCCTGAAAAATGACACTATTACGACATACGGGCAGATGGCTTCCATCGTTGACGTATATGATGCTATAACCGCTGATCGCGTATACCACAAGGGATTGAGGAGCTTTGAGGGTTTGAGGAAGCTTCTGGAATGGTCCAACCACCATTTCAATCCGACACTGGTTCAGCATTTCATCCGCGCAGTCGGGGTCTATCCAGCAGGAACGCTGGTAAAGCTGGAAAGCGGCCTGCTCGCTATCGTTGTCGAACAGGGTGAAAAAAGCCTCTCATTGCCTGTCATAAAGATCGTTTACGATTCAAAAAAGGAACGCTTCATAACTCCGTTCAAGGTAAAGCTTGAATATCCCCCCGCACGAATGGGAGAAGACAGGATCATCGGCACTGAA
This genomic window contains:
- a CDS encoding HD-GYP domain-containing protein; this encodes MIKKIGVESLKKGMFIHDLNCSWLDHDFVSNSLKINDDKTIKKIIEIGIRELYIDTEKGVDVSTGVPAEEVKHDLDTAMGRLAANVEGKKAHPIEKEMQKAKALQREADKVISEFMSDAKMGKAPELGKVEEVVSKMVDSIYRNKDALEHLGKIRTKDEYTFKHSLNVCILMVSFCKGMKVSIEDTKLVGVGALLHDVGKMLVPDEILNKPTALTEVEYQTMKEHVIRGEELLRKSEGISEISVAIATQHHERYDGTGYPHGLKNDTITTYGQMASIVDVYDAITADRVYHKGLRSFEGLRKLLEWSNHHFNPTLVQHFIRAVGVYPAGTLVKLESGLLAIVVEQGEKSLSLPVIKIVYDSKKERFITPFKVKLEYPPARMGEDRIIGTEIPERWGIKMEDYAEIY